The genomic DNA ACGCCATCTACCAGCTGACGCTCGGTGCCGACGGCATGCCCACCGTGGCGTGGCGGCAGGCCTATGACCGCGGCTCGGCGCGCAAGCCCGGCAAGCTCTCGTGGGGATCGGGCGCCTCGCCCACGTTCTTCGGGCCCAACGGCTCGGACTATGTCATGCTCACGGACAACGCGGACTCCCAGGAGAACGTCATCGTCTACCGGACGGCGGACGGCAGCGAGGTGGGCCGCGCCGGCCTCTTCGCGCGCGGGGCATCGGGCACGGAGAACTCGATGATCGGCATCGGCAACACGGTGATCGGCGCCAACACCTACGGCTACCCGTACCCGGCCCTTCCCGAGGGCGCCGGGCCCTCCAAGCCCGCCCGCGCCCGCTTCAGCCCCGGCCTCGAGCGGTGGGATGTCACCCCGAAGGGCCTGCGGAACGTCTGGAAGCGCACCGACGTCTACTCCTCGGCCGTGCCCCGGTACTCGGCGGCTGACGGCATCATCTACACCTGCGAGCGCAAGCCGGGCCCGGCTGGCGTGGCCAACGGGGCGTACATCAGCGCCGTGGCCATCGACATGGCCACGGGGCGCACCCTTCACTCCCAGAAGCTCGGGGACCACGTGAGCATCCTCCTCGGCGGCGGGGACACGCTGCAGATGGTCGGCACGATCGACTCCCGCGGCGTCTGGTGGCAGGGCAGCATCTGCGGCGTCTACCGGATTGAGCGCGCGTAGCGCCGAGCCCAACGGGACAGAAAGGAACTCTTGACATGACGATCACACGACGCACAGTCCTCACCGGCGCCGCGCTGGCCATCCCGGCGGTCCTCTGGGCCTCCAGCGCCACGGCTGAGGTGCTCGGCGGGGACTCCGCAGGGGCGGGCCTCGGCCAGGCCGGCCTCGGCCAGGCAGGCCTCGGCCAGGCCGGCCTCGGCGCCCAGGGCTCCACGGGGGCCTCGGGGACGACGACGGCGGCTGGCGCTGGGGCGCCCACCGCCGGGTCGGCGGCCCAGGCCCCAGGGGGTGCTGTCT from Falsarthrobacter nasiphocae includes the following:
- a CDS encoding 6-pyruvoyl tetrahydrobiopterin synthase — its product is MSQIRYNATANPHLGGSGVATMHGDAQGSDATPLAGPGAKRWKVTKTKLGGACPTILAGSDGFIQVLCTQVFADGKFLTPKLSILDARGRELSSLNLPKGALLGGVYAYLDNEDRMVLVDGSNTLVRLAHTRNGRSIFVQQRVDVSSVIDRGDGVVGLVPDWAGNVWLATRQGRVVVVEKDGRSMRRIILGGGLERVDNSIAACPSGVSVVTSHAIYQLTLGADGMPTVAWRQAYDRGSARKPGKLSWGSGASPTFFGPNGSDYVMLTDNADSQENVIVYRTADGSEVGRAGLFARGASGTENSMIGIGNTVIGANTYGYPYPALPEGAGPSKPARARFSPGLERWDVTPKGLRNVWKRTDVYSSAVPRYSAADGIIYTCERKPGPAGVANGAYISAVAIDMATGRTLHSQKLGDHVSILLGGGDTLQMVGTIDSRGVWWQGSICGVYRIERA